One Natrinema longum genomic window, GGCCGAGGCCGGCGAGATCCGGGACGTGAAGGGGTTCGGCCCTAAGACCGAGGAAAACATCCGCGACAACCTCGAGTTCGCCCGCACCGTCGGCCAGCGCCAGTTGCTCGGCGAGGCGCGACCGCTCGCCGACGACGTGCTCGCCTTCCTCGAGTCCCTCGACGACGTCGACCGGTGTGAGGTCGCGGGCTCGATCCGGCGGTGGCGCGAGACGATCGGCGACGTGGACGTCCTCGCGGCGACCGAGGACCGCGAGTCGGTCGTCGATCGGTTCGTCGCGTGGGACTCGGTCGACGACGAGATCGAGTCCGGCCCCGAGAAGGCGAGCGTCCGCGTCGGCGAGAGTCGCGTGGACTTGCGCGTGGTCGTCCCCGAGGAATTCGGCTCCGCGCTGCAGTACTTCACGGGGAGCAAGGACCACAACGTCGCCTTGCGCAACTACGCGATCGATCGCGGGATGAAACTCAACGAGTACGGCGCGTTCGACGTGAGCGAAGTCGCGGCTGCGGAGACGGGCCAGCGCGTCGGCGACCGCGTCGCCGGCGAGACCGAGGCGGGAATGTACGAGGCGCTCGGACTTCCGTGGATTCCCCCGGAGCTTCGGGAAGACCGCGGCGAGATCGACGCCGCCGAAAGCGGCGACTTACCGGATCTCATCACGCGAGAGGACGTCCGCGGCGACCTCCACACCCACACCGAGTGGTCCGACGGCAACACGACGATCGAGGCGATGGTCGAGGCCGCCGCCGACCGGGGCTACGACTATTTCGGAATCGCGGACCACGCGGAGGGTCCCGGTATCGTCGGCGACATGGGGCTCACCGACACCGAGATCCTCGAGCAGGTCCAGGAGATCCACGCGGTGGGCGAGGAAGCCGAGATCGAGGTCTTGGCCGGAATCGAGGCCAACGTCGACGCCGCGGGCGAGATCGACCTCTCCGAGGCGGTGATCGAGGCGCTGGACGTGGTCGTCGCGTCGACCCACAGCGCGCTCGGACAGGACGCAGAGACCGCGACGGATCGGCTCGTCCACGCGATCGAGAACCCGGCGATCGACGTGCTCGGCCACCCCAGTGGCCGCCTGCTCAACGAGCGCTCCGGGCTCGAACTCGACGCGACCGCGCTCGGGGCGGCCGCCGCCGAACACGACACCGCCCTCGAGGTCAACAGCGATCCCCGTCGGCTGGATCTCTGGGGGAGCGCCGTCCAGGCCGCCCGCGAGGCTGGTGCGCCGATCGCGATCAATACCGATGCCCACCAGCCGTCGACGCTCGAGTACATGCGCTGGGGCGTCCACACGGCGCGGCGCGGCTGGGCCGAACCGGACGACGTGATCAACACCTGGGAGCTCCCGACCCTGCGCGAGTTCCTGCACTGACCTCGGTACCCAACCACGATCCCGATGCGCCTCCTCGTCGACGTCATGTGCGGCGGGCTCGTCTCCTATCTGCGAATGTGCAACCACGATACCGTCTACGCCGGGGACCGCGGGCTCGAGGCCGACGACGACCTGCTCGCCGTCGCCCGGGACGAGGATCGGACGGTCGTCACGCGCGACGTCGAACTCGCCGGCCGTGCCGAGGATGCGATCCTCCTCGAGTCACGCGAAGTCGAGACGGGGCTCGCGGCGCTCGCCGCCGCGGGAGTCGATCTCTCGCTGGCGGCTGCTCCCGAGTTCTGTGGGCGGTGCAACGGCCCGCTCGAGGGGGTCGCTTCGACGGCGTCGACGCCGGCGTACGCACCCGACCCGGCGGACCGCGAGGTGTGGCGCTGTCGGGACTGCGGACAGCACTTCTGGCGTGGCAGCCACTGGGACCGGGTCGCGGACACGCTCTCGAGCGCCCGAGAGTCGCAGACGGAGCGGTAACTCGAAACGGCACCGACAGCAGTCGCTGACGGGCGTTCGTCGAACACGACAGGACGGATCCACACCGCTCGTCGACCGGGCCAGCGGACCTGAACGAACCTCGGGCGTTAGTAAACCGCGACGTCGTCGAACCGGCCGTCGTAGGCGATGTGGTGTGGATGGGTCGGCTCGGTGCCCGAAAGGAAGAGCCGATCGACCTTCTTCCAGGTATTCTCGTAGGCGAAGTGGCCGAGCTCCATCGCCGTCGTCGTCCAGCGCTCGAGGCCGTTGTCGTAAACGACTCGGCGACCGATCCCGTCCGCGAGCGCGGTCACGATCTCCGCCTCGTTCTCGAGCGCCACGTCGAACCCGGTATGGGCGACGCCGACGGATCGCGGCATGTGTGCGTACGAGGAGGCAAACGGGGGGAGAGAGAGGCCAGCAGTGAGCTTACGCGCGCGACAATTGTTCGTGGGCAGGTGTCGCGGGTTGAAAATTTCGACGGCGTCGACGGTATCGGCGTACGTCCGCAGGTCCGTCTCGGAGAGGCTCACGTTCGCGAACTCCGGATGGGGGACCACCACTGCCGCGTCCTGGCGGTCGAACTCGGCCATCGCCGCCTCGAGCGGGATGAAATCCGGGACGGGCTCCTCGAGGCCGATCGCGAGGACGTGCTTGCGATTCCGCCAGGAGCCGGTAAAGACCTCGCGACCGGGAAGCACCAGCAACTCCTCGTCGGAGTAGGCCGCGGCTCGCTCGCGGATCTCCGGGAGGCGGGTGAAGTGGGGTGCGTAGACGATCGCATCGAGGTTGGCCCGTTTGGCCCGTTCGACGACGCGATCGTCGAGCACCTTCACGTGACAGTCGATTCTGAACGTCACTCCGTCGGTCACGACCACTACTTCCGAGACGGTCGAGTTATGCATTCTGATTTGGCGGCCGCCTGCCAGCAGCCGTCTCGACCGATGACGGCCGTCGGTTCGTCGTCGATTCCCAGCTGGCTGCCGTCCGATCGTATATTCTGGCCGAAACGCGGGCTGCGAAAAGATCATTAGGACGGCCGTTCGAGTTCCACTATCGAATGGCCTGGGAATGTGGGATCGACGGCTGTGGCGCAGTCTACGAGGACGTCGAATCGGCCGTGGTCCATCAGGCGACGGAACACCAACGCCGCGAGTGCAAAGTCTGTGGGACCGTCGTTCCCGACGGCTATCTCGCGATTCGGCACGCCTTTACCGAACACAGCCGCGCCGAATACGTCCGTGCCTACGGTGCGAGCTCCGAGGAAGTCCGGGAACGCGAGGAGCTACTCGAGGAAATCGAGTCGGAGGCGAATATGCAAGCGATCGCGACGGAACTGAAAGGGTGACATCCGCCCCGCGGTAAACGGCGGGATTCTCTCCTCGCAAAAAGATAGCGAACGGCGGCCAGCTCGGCGCAGTACTGGTTTCGTCGCCGATGGGACCACACCTCGGCAGTGAGTGGCGACGAGTTCGGACATACGGCCGGGTAGCTCGTTACTGTCCGCGAGACCCACGGCCGCACGCGATTCGCACGGTCCGACGAACTATCGTTCGTCGCTATATTCAGCGCGGCTCCGCCGCGCTGACTGCTTGATGAGCGCGTTAGCGCTCATCACTGTCGAGCACGCGAATCTGGTCGCCCCGCACCGTGACGGGAATCGGGACCGTCGCCTCGTACAGTTCGACCGTCACCTGATCTTTGCCTTCGTCGATCCGCTGGACCTGCGCTTTTTCGCCTTTGAACGGCCCGGCGATGAGTTCGATGATGTCGCCTTCGGCGATCCCCTCGACGTCGGGTTTCGGCGAGAGGAAGTGTTCGACCTCGGAGATGTCCGACTCGCCGGGGACGATGCTCTGGGCGTGTGGGATGTCCTCGAGCACACGGTTGAGAGCGGCATCGCCGTCGGCCTCGACCATGACGTACGAGGTCAGCGAATCGGGTGCGAGCGCGGCGTGAATCTCGGCTTCCTCGCGGTTGATGATCATATCCGCGACGGTGCGTTCCTGGCTCGCCGTCGTTTTGACAGCGAAGATTCCCATTAGATGCCACCACCGCTGGTCAGGAACAGCATGATCGTGCCGATGATGAATCCGATCAATCCAACCAGGATGATCCCTGCACCGGCGATTTTCGATACCTGGAGGAACTCCTCGCTAGTGGGTGTGGTCGCCATTTTCAGCACCCGAACGTACGAGGTGAGGTCGTACGGAACGTCCATATATGTCTATTCACAGCGCGGCGTCTTTTATCTGTCTTTCGTGTCCGTGTGGCAGCCACGTCGACTGCGACGCGACGGAGCAACCGAGTACGAAGCGGAACGGGACGCCGAGATCGAGGACGAACTCGAGCGGATCGATCGGGGCCACGGCGTGATCACGGCTCGTCGAAATCGGGAACCGTTCCGTCCGTCGATCACGGTCCCGTCCCTGGGGGCCGCTCACGCGGCCGACCACCGATCGGCACACGGGGCCGTTCGGGGTCCGGCCGGGCCGCGAGCGTCAGTTCGACGGATTGGCGGTCGCCGTCCCGAACGATCTCGAGTTCGATCGTCTCGCCGGGTTCGGTCTCGAGTGCGAGATACGACGAGAGCGCCGCCTGGGTCGGGATTGCCTGGCCGTCGACGGCGATGATCACGTCCCCACTGCCCGGTCGGTCGGTACTGGCCGGCTCGAGGACGCCGTCCGCGGGCGCGTCCGGGACGATTTCCATGACCAGGACGCCGGTCGCCTCCTCGAGATCGACCGTCTCGGCGATCTCCGGCCCGACGGGCTGAACCCCGACGCCCATATAGGCGTGTTCGTACGCGCCGTCGTCGATGAGCGCGGGGACGACCCGGTTCGCGAGCCGCGCCGAGATGGCGAAGCCGATCGTCTGGGAGGCACCGGCGAAGACGACGCCGAGGACTTCGCCCTCGAGGTTCACGAGGGGGCCACCGCTGTTGCCGGCGTTGACGGCCGCATCGGTCTGGATGGCGGCCGGAATCGAGAACCCGGTCGGGCTTGGCAACGACCGGTCGATGCCACTGACGATCCCCTGAGAGATCGAGGCGTTGAACCCAAGCGGGTTGCCGAGTGTCAGTACCTCCTGTCCGATCACCGCCCCGGACTCGACGAACGAGAGCCCAGCGGCGATCTCCGGCATATCGTCGACCGCCAGGACGGCGAGATCGCTGTAGACGTCCGTGCCGACGATCGACGCGGTTCGCCACTCCTGATTGCGAAACTGAATTTCGATGCCGTCCTCGGGAGCCGTCTGGACGACGTGGTTGTTCGTCACGATGTGCTGGTCGTCGACGGCGAACCCGGATCCGAGTCCACCACCGCCACCGGGACCGGGACCCCCCGTCCCGGCGACGGTGACGAGGACGACCGAGTCGATCGTCTCCTGGTAGACGGTCGAATACTGGCTCTCGAGTTGATCGGGGCCCTGTTCGTCCGGCGTCGTCTCGTTCGAACTGGCGTCGTCGCTCTGTGCACCGCCGGTCGTGACACCGCCGAGACCGAACGCTGTCGCGGCCCCGGCAGCGGCCAATAGCCGTCTTCGAGAACAGTGGTCGGGATCTGTCGTCACGCCAGATCCCACTTCGATGAGGGGGATAAAACGGCAACCAGCATGGGCAGCGGTCGAACCCGAACCGTCCTCACCCGTTCCCACGGACTGCCGGATCGTGCCGGTCGAGAACGGGACGTCAGTTTCCGCGTGCCGCCTCGACCGCGTCGACGAACGACGCGGCCGTCTCTCGGACCTGCGCCATATCGTCGTCAGTGACGGCCGCATCGTCGACGATCGCACCGCCCGCACCGACTGCCGCCGCCCCAGCGTCGAAGAAGTCGGCGACGTTGTCCCGCGAGACGCCACCCGTCGGAACGATATCGACGTCGCCCAGCGGCCCCGCGAGCGCGCCGATGTGGCTGGGTCCGACCGTCGCCGCGGGAAACAGTTTGAGGAGATCCGCGCCGGCTTCCATCGCCGTCACGGCCTCCGTGGGGGTCATGACCCCAGGCGCGACGAGGACCCCGTGTCGGTTGCAGGTCCCCACGACGTCGGCGTCGGTGTGTGGCGAGACGACGAACGATGCGCCCGCGTCGATCATGGACTGGGCGCTCGAGGCGTCGAGGACGGTCCCCGCGCCGACGACGGCGTCGGTGTTGGCGAGTTCCCGGTCGACGGCCGCGATCTGTTCGGCCGCGCGCGTCCCATCCGCGGTGATCTCGAGCGCGTCGACGCCGGCGTCGTGAATCGCGCGCGCGACCGGCACGATCCGCTCCTCGTCGACACCGCGAAGGACGGCGATAACGCCGCCCTCGACGATTCGGTCCCGGACAGTTCGTTTCTCGATCATTCGGCTGCCCCGCCCCCAGTAGTCGTTGTTCGACGCCCGTTCGCGAACCGTGCGTGCTTCGACAGGATGGACATTACAGAGAGGACTGCGCACCGCGAGTTCAAGAAATTTACTTACAATAGAAAAAATGTAGGGCCAACGCGTCAGTCCTCGAGCGCGCGAACGGTGACCGACTGGGTCTCGTAGTCCTCGAGGAACGCGCCGGTGCCGCCGACGGTGTAGCGCTCGCCGTCGACATCGAGTTCGAACGCGTTCTCGATCGGGAGCGTCGAGGTGACCGGCTGGACGAGACGCTGTCGAGTGCTTTCGTTTCGGCGTCGGAAACAGGGACTCGATCGTTTGAGTACCGTCTGCCGGGATTTGATTACGCCTCGTCGAAGAGTTCCTCGCCTTCGACCATGTGGTCCTCGACGGCGTCCATGTCGAGGGTGACGCCCAGACCGGGGTCCTCCGGGAGCTCGATGTAGCCGTCCTCGATGACGTCCTCCTCGACGAGGTCCTCCCACCAGCCGAGCTCGTAGGAGTGGTACTCCACCGCAAGCGAGTTCGGGATCGCCGCACCGACGTGGGCGCTGGCGACCGTCGCGACCGGCGAGGCGACGTTGTGCATCGCGACCGGGACGTAGTACATATCGGCGAGGTCGGCGATCTTCCGCGTCTCGCGCATGCCGCCGACCTTGGGCATGTCCGGCGCGATCATGTCGACGGCCTGCTCCTCGAGCAGGCGGCGCTGGCCGTGTTTTCGGTAGACGTTCTCGCCGACGGTGATCGGCGTCGACGTCGACTGCGTGACCTCCCGCTGGACGTCGTGGTTCTCCGGCGGGACGGGGTCCTCGAGCCACCAGACGTCGTACTCCTCGAGCCGTTTTGCGAGCCGTTTGGCGCTGCCCCCCGAGAAGGTCCAGTGGCAGTCGAAGGCCACGTCGGCCCGCGAGCCGACGCGTTCGGTAACCGCCTCGACGATGCTGGCTTTGTGTTCGATCTCGGGCGCTCGGAGGTGGCGGTTCGCGCGGTCCTTCTCGTGGCCGCTTGGCACGTCGAGATCGAACTTCAGGGCGTCGTAGCCCAGTTCCTCGACGACGCGCTCGGCCTCGTCGGCGCAGGCGATCGGATCGGCCTCTTCCTCGGTGTGACAGTCGCAGTAGACCCGCATCTCGTCGCGGTACTTGCCGCCCAGTAGCTGATAGGCCGGCACCTCGAGGATCTTGCCGGCGAGGTCGTGGAGCGCGACCTCGATCCCCGAAATCGCGGTGACGGTGACGCCGCCGATCGAGCCCTCGCCGGACATCTTCTGGACGAGGTGTTCGGTCAACCGGTCGATGTCCAGCGGGTTTTCGCCCTGTATGAACGGCGTCATCCGTTCGATGAGTTCCGGCGCGCCGGCCCCCCAGTAGGCCTCCCCGGTGCCGACGATCCCCGCGTCCGTGTAGATCCGCACGAGCGTCCACGGGAAGTTGCCGTCGACCATCGTCGTCTGGACGTCCGTGATCTCGATGTCCCGGCCACCGCCGCGCTCGCGAGTGACCCCCATCGTCTCTGCCGAGAGGTCTCGCATCGTGTACTCGGCGTTCGGATCGTGCAGCTGTGAGTAGTCGACTCCCATGGATGGACATTCACTCCGAAGGTAGTAATAGTTTCCACCTCCCGTGAACGCGGTACCGGCGTCGTCGCTGGTCGAGACGACGGACCCGAGAAGAATGAAGCCGTTGCTTGCAACGGTCGCCCGCTCTCCTCGAGCGAAAGCGCGGCGTCACCGACCGTTACCGGCGACTCGCCCCACGCTCGAGTTCGTCGCGGACGTCCTCGAGGTCGACCTCGAGCGATTCCATCGCCGCGAAGGCGGCTCGCTTTTCGGCGGTGCGTCGGTCGATCGCCGCCGGCCCGACGGCGAACTCGATCCGACGGACGCCCTCGGCAGGGCTCGAGCACCCGACCACCGCGACGGGGCCGACTTCGCGCGTGTTCCGCACGTGGGTCCCGCCACAGGCCGTGGCATCCCAGGGCTCCCTCGAGGCGGTCGTTCCGGTAACGCCCTCTCGGCTTACTCTGTCGGTTTCGGCCCCGATCGTGACGATTCGAACCCGCCCCTTCTCGACGGCGGCCGCGTCGATCTTCGGATCGAAGCCAATGTCGTCGCGCTCGCGGGCCGCCGAAATCGACACGTCGTCCCACGACACCGGTCGCGACTCCCAGACGACGCGGTTGACGCGCTCGTCGAGTTCGATCAGCGTCTCGTCGTCGAGGGTCGCAGTCGTCTCGAGGTCGACCCGAACCGTCTCCGATCCGATCTCGAGGCCGGCGTCCGTCGCGTCCTCGAGCAGTCGCCGCGCGGCCCCGACGAGGACGTGGCCGGCGGTATGGGCCCGCGTGCAGTACATCCGGAACGACCGGTCGACCGAACAGAGGACGCGCTGGCCCGGCCGAAAGGACGGCTCTGCGGCCAGCACGTGAACGACCTCGCCGTCGACGAACTGGACGTCCGTCACCGCGATATCGCCGATCGTCCCGCGATCGGCCGGCTGTCCACCGCCTGCGGCGTAGAAGTGGCTGCGCTCGAGCCAGACCTGCCGGCCGTCGATCGCCGTCACCTCGGTCTCGAATCGCGTGACGTACGGCTCCGCTGCCGCCCGTTGCCCGGTCATCGGTCACAGTGGGTCGTCGGCACTTAAAAGTCTGGCCGCCGAGACCGTCTCCGAGTCGAGAATAGCTCCCCGTTACTCCGCAAGGGTCACGTCCAGTCGCTCCTCGAGGGCTTCGATCAGACCGCCACCGACGCCGGCCTGCGTCGCGCGACCCTGTTCGACCGCGAGGATGTCCGTCTCCGGGGCCCCGAGCTCGTCGGCGAGTTCTTCCCGCTGGAGGCCGGCCTCCCGCCGTGCCTCGACGAGGGCCTCGCCGTAGTCCGAAATCAGGTACGGCAGCGGATCGTCGTCGTAGTTGGTTCCCTCGCTCTCCCAGTGTTTGGAGTCGCCGTCCCAGACGGGGTTCGCTTTCGCGACGTTCTGGGCCGCCTTCTGCCGGCGGCTCGGTTCGTCGTCGGAGCCCGCGTCCTGCTCGCTGCGCGCCCGGTTCCGGTCCTCGCCGTGTGTCTTCGAGTCGTCGTGTGGCGCACAGTCCGGACAGACCTCGAGCTCGGCTCCGGAGACCGATGCGAGCGTGAGCGAATCGCTCTCGGCACCACAGAGTTCGCAGTTCGTCCCGCCACCGCCACCGGACGAACCGGTCGAGTATTTGGCCATGCGAGGCCTTGGCATCTGTCGCATTTCAACTAATCGGTAGCCCGGACGGCCGACGACGACCGGTCGTCTCACGGGGATCGTCCGAGCGTCGGCTCGAGCGTGCCACGCAACACTCGAGCCCGTCCACGAGTCGACTCCGGGATCGATGTCGCGACGAACTGGCTCCGTCGGATCGCCGTGGGAGGCCGCTAGCGACCGCCGTACTTCAGGACCGTCGCCCGCAACGGCAGCGCCAGTCCGCCCACCACGGGGAGAAACGCGAACACGGCGAGGTCGACGGGTAACGTGGCGGAGCCGGCCAGCGACACGCCGAACCCAGCAAGCGGTGCGAGCACCGGAACGACGTAGAGATACGACGGCGTCCAGCCCGCGCCGCGTCTCGTGTGGCGGACGATCACGCCGAACAACAGCGGCATGAGGACCGCTCCCGCGAGCAACGGGCCGCCGATCAGCGTCGTCGTGGCCGCCAGCACGAGCGCGACGACGATCGTCTCGTCGATCGTCAGCGGCCCCCACGTGTTCTCCCGCCGGACCACTCGAACGACGAGCAGGCCCAGGACCGCGAGGGCGACGACAGCCGCTAGCACACCGTACCAGAGCCGCCCCTCGAGTGGCGGGGTCACGACCGTGACGGCCCGGACGAACCCCACGGCCGTCTCGAGACCGTGGCGGCTCTCCGAGAGCAGCGTCCAGACGGCCGCCGGATCGCCGCCGGTCGCACGCAGGGCCGCCCAAAGCGAGTCGAGCGCTGCCCGATTCTCGAGGGCGAACTGACCGAGACCGGCCGCGTAGACGAGCACCGACAGCCAGAGCAACGGCAACGAGAGGTTCCGCCGTCGCCACCAGGCCGCGATCGAGGATTCGGCGTCCGATCGAGACGCGGATCGCGAGCGCGTCCCGCGGGACTGACCGGTTCCGTTCGCAGTCGCGCGGTCCCTGCGCTCGCGTTGACTGCTCGATCCCGATCCGCGACGCCCCGATCCGCCGGTCCCAGTCGACGTCCCACCCGTCGTGCCGGCCGTCGACGTCGACGCGCTCGAACCGGTCGCTGCCGAGGACGAGGTCCCACCCCCCACACCGGCCGCCGATTTCGCGCCGCTCGCGCCGGCCGCCGAGGACGCCGACGCGGATGCCGTCTCCGATTCCGAGTAGCTCAGTTCCGTCCCGTCGGAGTCGTCCTCGTCACCGTCGTCGGTCTTCCAGACGTCGGGAGAGGGGAGCCCGCTGGTCCGTTTCGCGACGTACTCCTCGTGGCCGAGTCGATCGTATGCCTGCCGCTCGACCGGATCGCCGAGAATATCGTACGCCGTCTGAACGGCGGTGAACTGGGCCTGTGCGCGATCGTCGTCGTTCAGGTCGGGGTGGTAGACGCGAACCTGGTCGCGATAGGCGTCCTTGATCTCGTCCTGAGAGGCATCGGGCGGGATCTCCAGCAGATCGTAGAAATCGTCTGTCATATGAGCGGGGGATCGATGTGGTCTGCTACGGAGATTAGCGGGGAGGGGTTATAATTTCGGTGTTCTTTCCAGTTCGGTTATACGGCCGAGCGGTCGACATCGAAGGTGTTCGACTGCCCGGCCGGCGACGCTCCCCCGGTGCATAGCCAACGGTGTCGGTTCCACGCTCCGGAGCCGGGAGTATTGCGACCGCGTCGGCCGAACGCGCCCCGATTAGGAGAAATCCGCGAGCGACGACTGGCCGGCCGACCGATCGTCGTGGACCGGTTCCGGACCCGACTCCGGCGTCGATCCCCCGTCCGGATCGGTGTTCTCATCCGCTCGGTCGCCCTCCCAGCTCTCGAGGCTGGCCTGATCGGCGGCCGCGAACTCGAGGTTCGCCACGCGGACGCCGAGCTTGCGG contains:
- the polX gene encoding DNA polymerase/3'-5' exonuclease PolX — protein: MTTNAELAARFEEFADLLEADDVEYKPRAYRRAAENIRSYPSPIADRIEAGDRDAIENIDGVGDAIASKIVEYVETGGIEELEDLRADLPIDIADITRIEGVGPKTAGKLYRELGVQSLDDLEDAAEAGEIRDVKGFGPKTEENIRDNLEFARTVGQRQLLGEARPLADDVLAFLESLDDVDRCEVAGSIRRWRETIGDVDVLAATEDRESVVDRFVAWDSVDDEIESGPEKASVRVGESRVDLRVVVPEEFGSALQYFTGSKDHNVALRNYAIDRGMKLNEYGAFDVSEVAAAETGQRVGDRVAGETEAGMYEALGLPWIPPELREDRGEIDAAESGDLPDLITREDVRGDLHTHTEWSDGNTTIEAMVEAAADRGYDYFGIADHAEGPGIVGDMGLTDTEILEQVQEIHAVGEEAEIEVLAGIEANVDAAGEIDLSEAVIEALDVVVASTHSALGQDAETATDRLVHAIENPAIDVLGHPSGRLLNERSGLELDATALGAAAAEHDTALEVNSDPRRLDLWGSAVQAAREAGAPIAINTDAHQPSTLEYMRWGVHTARRGWAEPDDVINTWELPTLREFLH
- a CDS encoding Mut7-C RNAse domain-containing protein is translated as MRLLVDVMCGGLVSYLRMCNHDTVYAGDRGLEADDDLLAVARDEDRTVVTRDVELAGRAEDAILLESREVETGLAALAAAGVDLSLAAAPEFCGRCNGPLEGVASTASTPAYAPDPADREVWRCRDCGQHFWRGSHWDRVADTLSSARESQTER
- a CDS encoding PHP domain-containing protein, with the protein product MTFRIDCHVKVLDDRVVERAKRANLDAIVYAPHFTRLPEIRERAAAYSDEELLVLPGREVFTGSWRNRKHVLAIGLEEPVPDFIPLEAAMAEFDRQDAAVVVPHPEFANVSLSETDLRTYADTVDAVEIFNPRHLPTNNCRARKLTAGLSLPPFASSYAHMPRSVGVAHTGFDVALENEAEIVTALADGIGRRVVYDNGLERWTTTAMELGHFAYENTWKKVDRLFLSGTEPTHPHHIAYDGRFDDVAVY
- a CDS encoding DUF7565 family protein; amino-acid sequence: MAWECGIDGCGAVYEDVESAVVHQATEHQRRECKVCGTVVPDGYLAIRHAFTEHSRAEYVRAYGASSEEVREREELLEEIESEANMQAIATELKG
- a CDS encoding transcription elongation factor Spt5, producing MGIFAVKTTASQERTVADMIINREEAEIHAALAPDSLTSYVMVEADGDAALNRVLEDIPHAQSIVPGESDISEVEHFLSPKPDVEGIAEGDIIELIAGPFKGEKAQVQRIDEGKDQVTVELYEATVPIPVTVRGDQIRVLDSDER
- a CDS encoding protein translocase SEC61 complex subunit gamma: MDVPYDLTSYVRVLKMATTPTSEEFLQVSKIAGAGIILVGLIGFIIGTIMLFLTSGGGI
- a CDS encoding S1C family serine protease, encoding MAAAGAATAFGLGGVTTGGAQSDDASSNETTPDEQGPDQLESQYSTVYQETIDSVVLVTVAGTGGPGPGGGGGLGSGFAVDDQHIVTNNHVVQTAPEDGIEIQFRNQEWRTASIVGTDVYSDLAVLAVDDMPEIAAGLSFVESGAVIGQEVLTLGNPLGFNASISQGIVSGIDRSLPSPTGFSIPAAIQTDAAVNAGNSGGPLVNLEGEVLGVVFAGASQTIGFAISARLANRVVPALIDDGAYEHAYMGVGVQPVGPEIAETVDLEEATGVLVMEIVPDAPADGVLEPASTDRPGSGDVIIAVDGQAIPTQAALSSYLALETEPGETIELEIVRDGDRQSVELTLAARPDPERPRVPIGGRPRERPPGTGP
- a CDS encoding bifunctional 4-hydroxy-2-oxoglutarate aldolase/2-dehydro-3-deoxy-phosphogluconate aldolase: MIEKRTVRDRIVEGGVIAVLRGVDEERIVPVARAIHDAGVDALEITADGTRAAEQIAAVDRELANTDAVVGAGTVLDASSAQSMIDAGASFVVSPHTDADVVGTCNRHGVLVAPGVMTPTEAVTAMEAGADLLKLFPAATVGPSHIGALAGPLGDVDIVPTGGVSRDNVADFFDAGAAAVGAGGAIVDDAAVTDDDMAQVRETAASFVDAVEAARGN
- a CDS encoding mandelate racemase/muconate lactonizing enzyme family protein; this translates as MGVDYSQLHDPNAEYTMRDLSAETMGVTRERGGGRDIEITDVQTTMVDGNFPWTLVRIYTDAGIVGTGEAYWGAGAPELIERMTPFIQGENPLDIDRLTEHLVQKMSGEGSIGGVTVTAISGIEVALHDLAGKILEVPAYQLLGGKYRDEMRVYCDCHTEEEADPIACADEAERVVEELGYDALKFDLDVPSGHEKDRANRHLRAPEIEHKASIVEAVTERVGSRADVAFDCHWTFSGGSAKRLAKRLEEYDVWWLEDPVPPENHDVQREVTQSTSTPITVGENVYRKHGQRRLLEEQAVDMIAPDMPKVGGMRETRKIADLADMYYVPVAMHNVASPVATVASAHVGAAIPNSLAVEYHSYELGWWEDLVEEDVIEDGYIELPEDPGLGVTLDMDAVEDHMVEGEELFDEA
- a CDS encoding alanine--tRNA ligase-related protein; the encoded protein is MTGQRAAAEPYVTRFETEVTAIDGRQVWLERSHFYAAGGGQPADRGTIGDIAVTDVQFVDGEVVHVLAAEPSFRPGQRVLCSVDRSFRMYCTRAHTAGHVLVGAARRLLEDATDAGLEIGSETVRVDLETTATLDDETLIELDERVNRVVWESRPVSWDDVSISAARERDDIGFDPKIDAAAVEKGRVRIVTIGAETDRVSREGVTGTTASREPWDATACGGTHVRNTREVGPVAVVGCSSPAEGVRRIEFAVGPAAIDRRTAEKRAAFAAMESLEVDLEDVRDELERGASRR
- a CDS encoding helix-turn-helix domain-containing protein — protein: MAKYSTGSSGGGGGTNCELCGAESDSLTLASVSGAELEVCPDCAPHDDSKTHGEDRNRARSEQDAGSDDEPSRRQKAAQNVAKANPVWDGDSKHWESEGTNYDDDPLPYLISDYGEALVEARREAGLQREELADELGAPETDILAVEQGRATQAGVGGGLIEALEERLDVTLAE
- a CDS encoding J domain-containing protein; the protein is MTDDFYDLLEIPPDASQDEIKDAYRDQVRVYHPDLNDDDRAQAQFTAVQTAYDILGDPVERQAYDRLGHEEYVAKRTSGLPSPDVWKTDDGDEDDSDGTELSYSESETASASASSAAGASGAKSAAGVGGGTSSSAATGSSASTSTAGTTGGTSTGTGGSGRRGSGSSSQRERRDRATANGTGQSRGTRSRSASRSDAESSIAAWWRRRNLSLPLLWLSVLVYAAGLGQFALENRAALDSLWAALRATGGDPAAVWTLLSESRHGLETAVGFVRAVTVVTPPLEGRLWYGVLAAVVALAVLGLLVVRVVRRENTWGPLTIDETIVVALVLAATTTLIGGPLLAGAVLMPLLFGVIVRHTRRGAGWTPSYLYVVPVLAPLAGFGVSLAGSATLPVDLAVFAFLPVVGGLALPLRATVLKYGGR